In Rhodamnia argentea isolate NSW1041297 chromosome 4, ASM2092103v1, whole genome shotgun sequence, the following proteins share a genomic window:
- the LOC125314540 gene encoding ribosomal RNA processing protein 1 homolog: MDGAQKGPSLIKQLASCNQSARERSLRVLLKTWLPAQSSLSDDGMKKLWKGLFYCVWHADKVPYQTHLADRLSSLLLSLELPLSVQYFSVFVLTMRREWVGIDVLRLDKFYVLIRRFLSSFFALMRKYSWDMGLVGRLVGVLEERALLADDKFQGNGVNYHIATVYLEELRPFLPVKAEALEVLLNPFLNVMGRSLDKVLLGKIKSNVFDVLLRMGKGLLDAKKSGVELDLGDDLVVYGTIALNMRFSSKLFELGSSSECNQGNRKLLFGLHEEFLKLEKELVSLEFEVPIPYICANDDEEEVPDLIPVGSETKTDDADLGFRGNAMNGAKITKKLKKAKKAIDGMEAGAKRKKKKKTANKKDVNLDNSTMDVENANPGYLISEFTTDEFISNGDMIFDESMMSNLQMEFERVAAAEGLRIDVPNDWDADKDAVNGDGSKKRKREKTRDGQRSLKSEMSEEGDDGDAPSAKSGDKSVKRVRFAMKDNLVWKPHTPLPPQNLRLPPSATPRGSALKKGLSPGPIMEMPPLGKKARQRARAVKKVRKTIKSISPAVKRLKKLKALSP, encoded by the coding sequence ATGGACGGTGCCCAGAAAGGCCCGTCGCTGATCAAGCAGCTCGCGTCCTGCAACCAGTCGGCCCGCGAGCGCTCGCTTCGTGTCCTCCTCAAGACGTGGTTGCCCGCACAGTCTAGCCTCTCCGACGATGGCATGAAGAAGCTCTGGAAGGGCCTCTTCTACTGCGTCTGGCACGCCGACAAGGTCCCTTACCAGACCCACCTGGCGGACCgcctctcctctctcctcctctccctcgAATTGCCTCTCTCAGTTCAGTACTTCTCGGTTTTCGTGCTCACCATGCGTCGCGAGTGGGTCGGCATCGACGTGCTCCGGCTGGACAAGTTCTATGTCTTGATCCGCAGGTTCTTGAGCTCTTTCTTCGCTCTCATGAGGAAGTATTCGTGGGATATGGGGCTTGTAGGGAGGTTGGTCGGGGTGTTGGAAGAGAGGGCTTTGCTTGCTGATGATAAGTTCCAGGGAAATGGCGTTAATTACCATATTGCCACTGTGTATCTTGAAGAACTCAGGCCTTTTCTACCGGTTAAAGCAGAGGCCTTGGAGGTTTTGCTTAATCCCTTCTTGAATGTGATGGGGAGGTCGTTGGATAAAGTGTTGCTCGGTAAGATCAAGTCCAATGTGTTTGATGTGTTGCTCAGGATGGGGAAGGGTCTGCTGGATGCGAAGAAGTCGGGGGTTGAGCTTGATTTGGGCGATGATTTAGTTGTTTATGGGACCATAGCCTTGAATATGAGATTTTCGAGTAAACTCTTCGAATTGGGATCTTCATCTGAGTGCAATCAGGGGAACAGGAAGCTGCTATTTGGCTTGCACGAGGAGTTCTTGAAGTTGGAGAAGGAGTTGGTTTCTTTGGAGTTTGAGGTTCCCATTccttatatttgtgccaatgaCGACGAAGAGGAAGTGCCGGATTTGATTCCCGTTGGTAGTGAGACTAAAACGGATGATGCTGATTTGGGTTTTCGAGGGAATGCTATGAATGGAGCTAAGATTACAAAGAAGCTCAAGAAAGCTAAGAAGGCTATTGATGGCATGGAGGCAGGAgcgaagaggaaaaagaagaagaagacggcaAATAAGAAGGATGTGAATCTTGATAATAGCACTATGGATGTGGAGAATGCTAATCCTGGCTATTTGATCTCTGAGTTCACGACAGATGAATTCATCAGTAATGGAGACATGATCTTCGATGAATCTATGATGTCTAACCTCCAAATGGAATTTGAGAGGGTCGCCGCTGCAGAGGGTCTAAGAATAGATGTTCCTAATGACTGGGATGCTGACAAGGATGCAGTTAATGGTGATGGctccaaaaagagaaagagagagaagactaGAGATGGGCAGCGATCTCTCAAATCTGAAATGTCTGAGGAAGGAGATGATGGAGATGCACCCTCTGCAAAGAGTGGGGACAAGAGTGTTAAGCGAGTCAGATTTGCGATGAAGGACAACTTGGTGTGGAAGCCTCACACTCCCTTACCTCCGCAAAATCTAAGGTTGCCACCTTCAGCTACTCCTAGAGGAAGTGCACTCAAGAAGGGGCTGTCTCCTGGGCCCATCATGGAGATGCCTCCCTTGGGGAAAAAAGCAAGACAGAGAGCGAGAGCTGTAAAGAAGGTCCGAAAGACAATAAAGAGCATTTCACCTGCTGTCAAACGTCTGAAGAAGTTGAAGGCGCTATCTCCCTAG
- the LOC115751282 gene encoding plant intracellular Ras-group-related LRR protein 6-like: MMYERRQPPRIVTTDHEQKAAEKRKRAVDEGRLEIVDLSGLSLDSLPSPPLDLGIICKLDLSNNNLQMIPEPLAARLLNVAVLDVQSNQLKALPNSIGCLSKLKLLNVAGNLLVSLPTTILKCRSLEELNANFNQLTMLPDAVGLELGNLKKLSVNSNKLAHLPHSTSRLTSLCVLDARLNCLRSLPDDLENLVNLQTLNISQNFHHLQALPYSIGLLLSLVELDISYNRITALPDSMGCLRKLQKLCVEGNPLILPPAEVMEQGLHAVKEYLGERMNAGYESPPKKKSWIGKLVRYGTFNGNNNRWDGEDRERFTVPDFQSINGLATPRHAGMFSPRRLFSLRNYFSR, from the exons ATGATGTACGAACGGCGACAACCGCCGAGGATTGTGACGACGGACCATGAGCAGAAGGCAgcggagaagaggaagagggcgGTGGATGAAGGGAGGTTGGAGATTGTGGATTTGAGCGGATTGTCATTGGATTCTCTTCCAAGCCCTCCTCTCGATTTGGGGATCATCTGCAAGTTAGATCTCTCCAACAACAATCTTCAG ATGATACCGGAGCCGCTAGCGGCGAGGTTGTTGAATGTGGCGGTGTTGGATGTGCAGTCGAATCAGCTGAAGGCCCTCCCAAACTCAATCGGATGCCTCTCTAAGCTCAAGCTCTTGAATGTCGCCGGAAACCTCCTCGTCTCCCTCCCGACCACTATTCTGAAATGCAG ATCCTTAGAAGAACTGAATGCCAACTTCAACCAGCTGACCATGCTACCTGACGCGGTTGGCCTTGAGCTCGGCAACCTCAAGAAGCTCTCCGTCAACTCGAACAAGCTCGCGCACCTACCTCACTCCACCTCCCGCCTTACCTCTCTCTGCGTCCTCGATGCCCGCCTCAACTGCCTCCGCTCACTCCCCGACGACCTCGAGAACTTGGTTAACCTTCAAACCCTCAACATCAGCCAAAACTTCCACCACCTCCAAGCACTGCCTTACTCCATTGGACTCCTGCTCTCCCTCGTAGAGCTTGACATCAGCTATAACAGGATCACAGCCCTGCCCGACTCCATGGGGTGCCTCAGGAAGCTCCAGAAGCTCTGTGTCGAAGGGAACCCTCTCATCTTGCCCCCGGCCGAGGTCATGGAGCAAGGTTTGCACGCGGTGAAGGAATACCTGGGCGAACGGATGAATGCCGGCTACGAAAGCCCACCCAAGAAGAAATCGTGGATCGGAAAGCTGGTGAGGTACGGCACGTTTAACGGGAATAACAACAGGTGGGATGGAGAAGATAGGGAAAGGTTCACTGTGCCCGATTTTCAGTCCATCAACGGCCTCGCTACGCCGAGGCATGCAGGGATGTTCTCGCCGCGGCGCCTCTTCTCTCTTCGGAATTATTTCTCCAGGTGA